CTTGAAACATTCCTCGATTGCTTCCATCACTGGCTTCGGTTTGGGATAGGAGGTTGCGGCGTTGTCCAGATATATCATCTAACTCCTCTCCTCTTCAATGCCTAAAATTATACCCCACCGAGGGCGGTGGGGTATAGATTATTATACCTTCGATGAATGCCTTCGCATCTCCGCTTGCTTTCGATTATTGCACGGGGATCCTTTGCATTATCAGTTTGTAGATCCTCTCAAGCTCATCAATGGATTTGAATTCTATCTCGATTTTTCCCTTCTTTTGAGCCATCTTCACTCTAACCCTGGCGGAAAGCGTCTCGCTCAAGTTTTTGGCGATCGTTTTAAAAGCCTTTGGCTGAAGAACCCTGCGATGCTTGGCGCCGGACATTTGCCAGAGTCGTACCATGTTCTCAGTTTGCCTCACGGAAAGCCCTTCAGCCACAACTCGCTTGGCCAATTTTTTCTGCTGCTCCGGATCCTCCAAGGAAAGAAGGGCACGAGCATGACCAGAAGAGATATCTCCGTCGGTAATGAGCTGTTTTATCTCATCGGGCAATTGTAAGAGGCGTAGCGTATTGGTGATGGCAACGCGACTTCTCCCAACACGGTTCGCCAGCTCTCCTTGAGTGATGTTGTATTGCTCAATGAGTTGGCGGTAAGCCATGGCTTCCTCTATGGCGTTTAGATCCTCTCGCTGCAGGTTCTCGATGAGCGAAATCTCCAGAGACTCCGTATCCGTCGATTCTTTGATCACCGCGGGAATGGTGGTGAGCCCCGCTTCCTTGGCAGCTTTCCATCTTCTTTCTCCGGCTACAAGCTCGAAGCCGTCGCTCTTGGGTCTTACCACCACGGGTTGAACGAGACCGAATTCCTTTATTGAGGCAACGAGCTCCTCAAAAGCTTGGGGGTCGAATTGCTTTCGAGGTTGATTCGGGTTTGGAGAGATATTCTCCACGGGAATCTCCTCAGCCCAAACCCCCTCCTCTTCCTGGCCTAAGGTAGAAATGAGTGCGCTCAAGCCTCGCCCCAATCCTCGTTTAACCACGTTGCATCACTTCCTTTGCAAAATTTTTGTAGGCTTCGGCTCCCTTAGATGTAGCATCATAAACGGTGATGGGTTGACCATAACTGGGAGCCTCGCTCAACCTCACCGTCCGGGGAATGATGGTGTTATAGACTTTATCTTGGAAAAACTTTACAACCTCATCAACGACCTGCTGAGATAATTTGGTTCGGATGTCGTGCATGGTCATGAGAACCCCCGCGATCTCCAAATCGTGATTCAGGTGAGTTTTCACCAGCCTTATGCTTTCTAACAATTTGCTCAGTCCCTCTAGAGCATAATATTCGCATTGAATGGGGATTATGATTTCGCCTGCAGCCGTAAGGGCATTTATGGTTAGGAGGCCCAAAGAGGGAGGACAATCGATGATGATGTAATCAAATTTTTCCCTTATGGGTTCAATGGCCTTCTTTAGTCTGCACTCACGAGAGATGGATGAAACCAGTTCTATCTCCGCTCCCGCCAGCTGAAGAGTGGCAGGAATTGCAAACAAATGTTCGATATCGGTCTTTTCTATGAGTTCTCCAAGGGACTTATCTTCAACTAGAGCATTGTAGATACAATATTTTCGCTCAATTTTATCTAACCCCACACCGCTTGTGGCATTACCTTGAGGATCGATATCTATGAGTAGAACTTTGTACCCTGATTGCGCGAGGCACGCGCTTAAATTAACTGCGGTGGTGCTTTTCCCCACCCCTCCTTTTTGATTGGCAATAGCGAAAATTTTAGATTTCCGGAGAGAGGATTTTTCGCGGAATTGAAGATCCTTTGGGGTCTCAGCTAACTCGGGGGTTTTGATATGCACACCTTCTCTGACCCTTGCTGCAGATTTTGCTTCTTTTCTGCGTCTAAAGATTTCTAGTACCATATCCAAAACTATTATTCTTTATCGCATTCAAAATTCCTTTTTTAAAAACGAAATTTTTTGAAATTTTTTGCTGCAAAAACCCAGTGGTCTCTTAGTGGGTATTCCTGTCCTCCGTGGATATCGGTCTGCGGTGGGCATTGCTTTTTTGGTTAGAACCAGATACCTTTGTGCGTTCAAGAAGGGTATGGCTATATCCATCACCTTCTCAACTTCTCCACCCAATATGGAAGCTGCCCTTTGGGAGACTTCTAGCTCATTTTTAAGCTTCTGACTCTTTTGGGCTATGAAGTATCCTCCTATTTTGAGGAGAGGAAGGGTGTACTCCATAAGGGCGGGAAGGGAGGAGACGGCTCTCGCCAAAACTATATCAAAGGATTCTCTAACTTTTTCCTTTCTCGCGAATTCTTCAGCTCGGAGACAAACAACCTGGGAGTCCTCAAGCTTCAGCGCTTCAACCATATATATGAGGAATTGCGCTCTTCTTTTTGAAGAATCAAGGAGCGTCAATTCAATTTTGGGTCTAGCGATCTTTATGGGGAGACCGGGAAAACCAGCTCCGGTTCCCACATCAACCACCTTGGAGTAACCCTCAATTTTATCGCTGACCAGGCAGCTTAGAGAATCCAAAAAGTGCTTAACCACTATATCACGATCATCCTTAAGACTAGTGAGATTAACCCGCCTATTCCATTTCTTTAACTCATCAAGGTAAAATAGGAAAGCGTTCACCCGTTGAGGAGTGAGGGCGACCCCAAAAATTCTTGCTCCTTCAATGAGTATTTCTTCGATTCCCTTCATTCTAGCTTCCCTCTCTCTGCGATTAGAGGCGATTTAAACTGCATTTCGCCTCAGAAAAAGAGCAGGTAGTTCCACGTGGAACTCGGTTGAATAAATGCATTTTAGGGGTGCTATGCCAAAATTTCTTGGAACGAGAATTTTTGTCACAATCTCCTTTGGCATTGGGATGGTCTTAGGTTTACATCTTAGACATTCGAGTGGTGTCAACTCATCTTGTTAATAATACATTTAACCTTTTAACTCTTAACACCTAACCCTTAACTGGACTATAAACAAGTCAAGCTGATACACCTTAATCCTTTACCTTTTCATGCTTCGGATATATCGTTACTCTCCTATAAGGTTCTTCTCCATCGCTCCTAGTCTCAATGTCTGGATAATCGTGAAGTATGGAATGTATTATCTTGCGTTCATAAGCGGTCATGGGTCTTAGGGTTACCGCCTTACCCGTGGCTGTGGCTTTCTCCGCCATTTTTCTGGCCAATTCTTCAAGTCCTTTCTTCCTTCGCGCTCTATATTTTTCAATATCCAGTATGATGTACTTTCGGTGGAAAGCTCCTTTATTTGCCACAGTGTTGAGGAGAAACTGCATAGCATCGAGCGTTTTTCCACGGCGACCGATTAATGGTCCCATGCCTTCCCCTTCGATGTTTATGAGCATGTGGTCCTCTTCTTCGATGGGATTCACAGCCGCCTCAATTTTCATTTCCCGGAGAACGTCTCTGAGGAAATCTATTCCTCTGCTTACCCTCCTGTCCCTTATGGCCAGCTTAACTTTTACCCCAACTTCCCCCTCATTCTCGCTCAAAACTTCTATTTCTACATCCTTCCTGCTTTCACCGATATCCTTTAAGGCTTTTTCGATCGCCTCCTCGGTGGATGCTCCCTCAGCCTCGATGACTCGGTTCATTTCTACCCTCCTAATTAAACCCTCTCCTTGTCCCGGGAGGGTAATTCCTTCGCCTTTGAAGGCAGAACTGGAGTGGATTCAACTCTCAACGTCAAATACTGCTGAATTACGGTCAAAACGTTAAAGGTAACCCAGTACAATAAAACTCCGGCCGGTAGCCGTAATGCTATCAAGCCCATGAATAAGGACATAAAGGTCATCATCTTTTCCTGTTGAGGATCGGTGCCCATGGTCTTCGAAGAAAGATAGGTCGATACGACGATTAATACGACCAGAATAAAATAGGGATCAGGTTTACTTAAGTTTGTGAGCCACAAAAAACCAGCTTGGGCTAGCTCTTTATTTACTGAAAGCATTCTAAATAACGCGATAAAGATGGGAAGCTGCAGGAGGAGGGGCAAACAACCGCTTAATGGGTTAACCTTATGTTCAGAATAAAATTTCATCAATTCTTTTTGCAGTTTTTCTTTATCGTGTTTGTATTTCTCCTGAATCTTCTTTAGCTTAGGTTGCAATCTTTGAAGTTCCTGTGCTGACTTAACCTGCTTAATGGTCAAGGGAAGCAAAGCCACCTTTACGGCGACCGTAAGCAAAATTATAGCCAGACCATAACTGTGAACATAGCCATAAAAAAATTTAAGAGCTTCCAACAATATTTTTTCTATGGGCTCTAATATTGCACCCAATTATCGTGTTTCCCCTTTCATTTGACTGGGTCATAACCTCCCGGAGAGAATGGATGGCAGCGTAGGACTCGACTTATGGAAAGGAATAATCCCCTGCATAGTCCATATCTCTCTATCGCTTGAATAGCATATTGGGAACAACTCGGATAAAACCGGCAGACAGGAGGCAAATATCTTGAAATGAATCTTCTATATCCTTTTATCAACAAAAGAATGAGTATCTTCATTTCCTCGTTAAAAGGTTGGCCTCCCCAGAGATGCTCATGAGAATTTGC
This genomic stretch from Actinomycetota bacterium harbors:
- a CDS encoding ParB/RepB/Spo0J family partition protein, with the translated sequence MVKRGLGRGLSALISTLGQEEEGVWAEEIPVENISPNPNQPRKQFDPQAFEELVASIKEFGLVQPVVVRPKSDGFELVAGERRWKAAKEAGLTTIPAVIKESTDTESLEISLIENLQREDLNAIEEAMAYRQLIEQYNITQGELANRVGRSRVAITNTLRLLQLPDEIKQLITDGDISSGHARALLSLEDPEQQKKLAKRVVAEGLSVRQTENMVRLWQMSGAKHRRVLQPKAFKTIAKNLSETLSARVRVKMAQKKGKIEIEFKSIDELERIYKLIMQRIPVQ
- a CDS encoding AAA family ATPase → MVLEIFRRRKEAKSAARVREGVHIKTPELAETPKDLQFREKSSLRKSKIFAIANQKGGVGKSTTAVNLSACLAQSGYKVLLIDIDPQGNATSGVGLDKIERKYCIYNALVEDKSLGELIEKTDIEHLFAIPATLQLAGAEIELVSSISRECRLKKAIEPIREKFDYIIIDCPPSLGLLTINALTAAGEIIIPIQCEYYALEGLSKLLESIRLVKTHLNHDLEIAGVLMTMHDIRTKLSQQVVDEVVKFFQDKVYNTIIPRTVRLSEAPSYGQPITVYDATSKGAEAYKNFAKEVMQRG
- the rsmG gene encoding 16S rRNA (guanine(527)-N(7))-methyltransferase RsmG, which gives rise to MKGIEEILIEGARIFGVALTPQRVNAFLFYLDELKKWNRRVNLTSLKDDRDIVVKHFLDSLSCLVSDKIEGYSKVVDVGTGAGFPGLPIKIARPKIELTLLDSSKRRAQFLIYMVEALKLEDSQVVCLRAEEFARKEKVRESFDIVLARAVSSLPALMEYTLPLLKIGGYFIAQKSQKLKNELEVSQRAASILGGEVEKVMDIAIPFLNAQRYLVLTKKAMPTADRYPRRTGIPTKRPLGFCSKKFQKISFLKKEF
- the jag gene encoding RNA-binding cell elongation regulator Jag/EloR produces the protein MNRVIEAEGASTEEAIEKALKDIGESRKDVEIEVLSENEGEVGVKVKLAIRDRRVSRGIDFLRDVLREMKIEAAVNPIEEEDHMLINIEGEGMGPLIGRRGKTLDAMQFLLNTVANKGAFHRKYIILDIEKYRARRKKGLEELARKMAEKATATGKAVTLRPMTAYERKIIHSILHDYPDIETRSDGEEPYRRVTIYPKHEKVKD
- a CDS encoding YidC/Oxa1 family membrane protein insertase, with product MGAILEPIEKILLEALKFFYGYVHSYGLAIILLTVAVKVALLPLTIKQVKSAQELQRLQPKLKKIQEKYKHDKEKLQKELMKFYSEHKVNPLSGCLPLLLQLPIFIALFRMLSVNKELAQAGFLWLTNLSKPDPYFILVVLIVVSTYLSSKTMGTDPQQEKMMTFMSLFMGLIALRLPAGVLLYWVTFNVLTVIQQYLTLRVESTPVLPSKAKELPSRDKERV
- the yidD gene encoding membrane protein insertion efficiency factor YidD, which codes for MKILILLLIKGYRRFISRYLPPVCRFYPSCSQYAIQAIERYGLCRGLFLSISRVLRCHPFSPGGYDPVK